One genomic region from Thermocrinis sp. encodes:
- the ychF gene encoding redox-regulated ATPase YchF has translation MGFSCGIVGLPNVGKSTLFNALLQSAKAQSANYPFCTIEPNVGVVEVPDERLYHIAQKEKSRKITPTFIEFWDIAGLVRNASKGEGLGNQFLSHIREVDAIVQVLRCFEDPEVVHVEGEVNPIRDAQIIDLELIAKDLEVVERRLEKVQKMARLGDKNVKEELEHLEKIKAILDSMEPLRRHLKDLGEETVEYAKKTLFLLSLKPTMYVANVGEKDLPEGNSWSEQVKAYAQKESAPVVVMCAKIEAELIGLEREEKLELLKAYGLEEPGLNKLIREGYKLLGLITFFTAGEKETRAWTIKKGTKAPQAAGKIHSDIERGFIAAEVINYEEYKKVPSLAKAKELGLVRLEGKDYVVQDGDIIYFRFNV, from the coding sequence AAATCAACGCTCTTTAATGCCCTCTTGCAGTCTGCAAAGGCCCAATCTGCCAACTATCCTTTTTGCACCATAGAACCTAACGTGGGTGTGGTGGAAGTCCCAGACGAAAGACTATACCACATAGCTCAGAAAGAAAAGTCAAGAAAGATCACGCCCACCTTCATAGAATTTTGGGACATTGCAGGTTTGGTAAGAAACGCCAGTAAAGGAGAAGGCTTGGGAAACCAGTTTTTATCACACATAAGGGAAGTGGACGCCATAGTTCAGGTTCTAAGATGTTTTGAAGATCCAGAGGTGGTACATGTGGAAGGGGAAGTGAATCCCATAAGGGACGCTCAGATTATAGACCTGGAGCTCATAGCAAAGGACTTGGAGGTAGTAGAAAGAAGGTTAGAAAAGGTGCAAAAAATGGCAAGGCTTGGAGACAAGAACGTTAAAGAGGAGCTTGAACATTTAGAAAAGATTAAAGCTATTCTTGACAGTATGGAACCTTTAAGAAGACATCTTAAGGACCTTGGAGAGGAAACAGTAGAGTACGCAAAAAAGACACTCTTTTTGCTTTCTTTAAAACCCACTATGTATGTTGCAAATGTAGGGGAAAAGGACCTTCCGGAAGGAAACAGCTGGTCTGAACAAGTGAAGGCTTACGCCCAAAAAGAGTCTGCCCCTGTGGTGGTTATGTGCGCTAAGATAGAGGCAGAGCTCATTGGGTTAGAGAGGGAAGAAAAGCTTGAGCTTTTAAAGGCTTACGGCCTTGAAGAGCCGGGGCTAAACAAGCTTATAAGAGAAGGATACAAACTGCTTGGTTTGATAACGTTCTTTACAGCTGGGGAAAAGGAAACAAGGGCTTGGACAATAAAAAAAGGCACAAAGGCACCTCAAGCAGCTGGAAAGATCCACTCGGACATAGAAAGGGGTTTTATAGCGGCGGAGGTCATAAACTACGAAGAGTATAAAAAAGTTCCCTCTTTGGCAAAGGCCAAGGAGCTGGGCTTGGTGAGGCTGGAGGGCAAAGACTATGTAGTCCAAGACGGAGACATAATCTACTTTAGGTTTAACGTGTGA